The following coding sequences lie in one Vibrio sp. ED004 genomic window:
- a CDS encoding BamA/TamA family outer membrane protein produces the protein MTRCGGFVLLSCSLFTTSSLASFYDPVDGQFDMGHHLAENAHGFLPIPILITEPAVGYGGGVAGLFLHETDEEKRQRKQAALSAIDGGAQLVPSAMSVVGAVGTENETWFVFGGHRRSWMNDSIRYTGGGGFGVANLDLYTSINWAPIDHDIRIGTSTSVAVLSQKVQFRVGITPWMLGIKQLLAKSEIEFENALLDRLLGNESVTSGLGLEAEYDTRDNLFYPTKGYKLSADYMIYDDAIGSDYNYRNLNIDGEAYIPITNKWTLGLAANYQNFEQQDLFVSPTAKPYVSLRGVSSYRYQGDEIETIQGQLTYSINHRWKVSGFYGSGTAKQDSSISHDNTVNAGGVGFRYQIARRYGLHLGMDYAQSHEERAIYFNIGSGF, from the coding sequence ATGACTCGCTGCGGCGGCTTTGTTCTTCTTTCCTGCTCTCTGTTTACCACTTCTTCTTTAGCATCGTTTTATGATCCTGTTGATGGTCAATTTGATATGGGGCATCACCTTGCAGAAAATGCCCATGGTTTTTTGCCTATTCCCATTTTAATTACAGAACCAGCGGTAGGTTACGGTGGTGGTGTAGCTGGCTTGTTTTTACACGAGACAGATGAAGAGAAGCGACAACGAAAGCAGGCAGCGCTATCTGCTATTGATGGTGGTGCGCAGCTTGTTCCTTCTGCCATGTCAGTGGTTGGCGCAGTAGGTACAGAAAACGAGACTTGGTTTGTTTTTGGTGGTCACAGACGTTCATGGATGAATGACTCTATCCGTTATACAGGTGGTGGTGGCTTTGGTGTTGCGAATTTGGATTTGTATACATCCATCAATTGGGCGCCAATTGACCACGACATAAGAATAGGCACATCGACTTCCGTTGCGGTATTGTCTCAAAAGGTACAGTTTAGAGTCGGCATTACGCCTTGGATGTTAGGTATAAAACAATTACTAGCAAAGTCTGAGATTGAATTTGAGAATGCACTTTTAGATAGACTCTTAGGCAATGAATCGGTCACATCAGGCTTAGGACTAGAAGCTGAATATGACACGCGAGATAACTTATTTTATCCAACGAAGGGCTATAAGTTGTCCGCGGATTACATGATTTACGACGATGCGATTGGTAGTGACTACAATTACCGTAATTTGAATATTGATGGGGAAGCGTATATCCCAATTACTAATAAATGGACATTAGGCTTGGCCGCAAACTATCAAAATTTCGAACAGCAAGATCTGTTTGTATCGCCCACTGCAAAACCGTATGTGTCTTTGCGTGGTGTTTCATCTTACCGTTATCAGGGTGATGAGATTGAAACAATCCAAGGTCAATTGACGTATAGCATCAACCACCGTTGGAAGGTTTCAGGATTCTACGGTTCAGGAACTGCTAAACAAGATAGCAGTATAAGTCATGATAATACCGTGAATGCAGGAGGTGTCGGTTTCCGATACCAAATCGCAAGACGTTACGGTTTACATCTTGGAATGGACTACGCGCAAAGCCATGAAGAACGCGCTATCTACTTTAATATCGGCAGTGGCTTTTAG
- a CDS encoding LysR family transcriptional regulator, protein MNFSIEQLLAFVTVYDQLSFSKAAVKLNKHRTTIGQVITNLEDQLAVSLFERVGRSVKPTEDGHHLYHYAKQTIEQARTFDKVALSLSYGGLENITFAYSSVIPHQILVDIRKKLRRDFPMMRVNFLVRNKKDIKQGLQSGEYHFGLVNVHDSRGIHSFDATFLGHIEFFPFVQKNGEFSTLAKEDVLLALRNAKQFVLRSFIEEGMSEKITVSSDNEEVDQLALVIKMVEAGLGWALLPKTFAHSEFSHYDIEPIQSSEMEQGFKFGFALWCPHSKQISEVKSSVLSVIKENVERLLKRD, encoded by the coding sequence ATGAATTTCAGTATTGAACAACTTCTCGCATTTGTGACCGTCTATGACCAACTGTCTTTTAGTAAGGCTGCGGTTAAGCTTAACAAGCATAGAACAACAATCGGCCAAGTTATTACAAACCTTGAAGACCAACTCGCGGTAAGTTTATTTGAAAGAGTTGGAAGGTCGGTTAAGCCAACAGAAGATGGCCATCACCTTTATCATTATGCTAAGCAAACGATTGAACAAGCACGCACTTTCGACAAGGTAGCCTTGAGCTTGTCTTATGGCGGTTTGGAAAACATTACTTTTGCTTATTCAAGTGTGATACCTCATCAAATCCTTGTGGATATTCGAAAGAAGTTGCGTCGTGATTTCCCTATGATGCGAGTGAATTTTCTAGTACGAAATAAAAAAGACATCAAACAAGGCCTTCAGAGCGGTGAGTATCATTTTGGACTAGTCAACGTGCATGACAGTCGTGGAATACACAGTTTTGATGCCACCTTTTTAGGCCATATAGAATTTTTTCCTTTCGTCCAAAAAAATGGCGAGTTTTCTACTTTAGCAAAAGAAGATGTACTTTTAGCGCTAAGAAATGCGAAGCAGTTTGTCTTAAGATCCTTCATTGAAGAAGGAATGTCCGAAAAAATAACCGTTAGTTCTGACAATGAAGAAGTCGACCAATTAGCGCTGGTTATTAAAATGGTTGAAGCCGGTCTAGGATGGGCACTTCTACCAAAAACGTTCGCTCATTCTGAATTTTCGCATTACGACATCGAACCTATACAATCGTCTGAAATGGAACAAGGATTTAAATTTGGCTTTGCACTGTGGTGCCCTCATTCTAAACAAATTAGCGAAGTTAAGTCATCAGTATTATCAGTTATCAAAGAAAACGTAGAGCGGTTGCTAAAGAGAGATTAA
- a CDS encoding patatin-like phospholipase family protein, which translates to MNRLISSGLTVALSFLVVACSSPHTLDVRVNKDNYKEVTVEEASTVAEPLRIWASESPDFLYSPADKTTPITVSGDQLNILALSGGGANGAFGAGILIGLEESGQLKDYSIVTGISAGALMAPFVFIGGDAFSKMKEVMLDINDKSVLGKKNFLNTVFKDAFTDGEHLYQFIASAFPEPMIEQIAEQHRNGKRLFIGSTHFDSGELVIWNVGAIANSDMPNKSELIYKVLAASASIPGVFPPQFINVEHEGETFEELHVDGGLAAQVFFNPSQFDYQQISDALGLQTPPQLDVIRNGVLKAPYHSLRDKGLDLVTKSVSSLTLAQTRGDLYRMKYISEINNIGMQFTYMEHDFGYAKRTKDMFDEHYLLTIYEYGYHKATQGEPWVTELP; encoded by the coding sequence ATGAACCGTCTAATCTCTTCGGGTCTTACCGTTGCTTTGTCATTCTTGGTAGTAGCTTGTAGTTCACCCCACACGCTAGACGTACGCGTAAACAAAGACAATTACAAAGAAGTCACTGTAGAAGAGGCATCAACCGTCGCTGAGCCATTGCGTATTTGGGCGAGTGAGTCGCCAGACTTCTTATACTCTCCAGCCGATAAAACCACGCCGATTACCGTATCAGGCGATCAACTAAACATTCTTGCGTTATCAGGAGGTGGCGCCAACGGAGCCTTTGGTGCCGGTATTTTGATCGGGCTTGAAGAATCAGGCCAGCTGAAGGACTACTCCATAGTGACTGGTATCAGCGCAGGAGCATTAATGGCACCGTTTGTGTTTATCGGGGGAGATGCGTTTTCGAAGATGAAAGAAGTAATGTTGGACATCAATGATAAATCAGTGCTCGGAAAAAAGAACTTTTTGAACACCGTCTTTAAAGATGCGTTTACCGATGGAGAACATTTGTACCAGTTTATTGCTTCGGCGTTCCCTGAACCGATGATTGAGCAAATTGCAGAGCAACATCGAAATGGCAAGCGTCTGTTCATTGGCAGCACACATTTTGATTCCGGCGAGCTTGTGATTTGGAATGTGGGCGCAATTGCAAACAGTGACATGCCAAATAAATCCGAGCTTATCTATAAGGTTTTGGCCGCAAGTGCATCTATTCCTGGAGTGTTCCCACCGCAGTTTATCAATGTGGAACATGAAGGTGAAACTTTTGAAGAGTTACACGTTGATGGCGGCTTAGCGGCTCAAGTGTTCTTCAATCCATCGCAATTTGACTATCAACAGATCTCAGATGCACTTGGATTACAAACACCACCACAGCTCGATGTGATTCGAAATGGTGTACTGAAAGCGCCGTACCACTCATTACGAGATAAGGGCCTAGATTTGGTAACGAAGAGCGTATCAAGCCTGACTCTTGCACAAACTCGTGGTGACTTATATCGAATGAAATACATCAGTGAAATCAACAACATCGGTATGCAATTCACTTATATGGAACACGACTTTGGATATGCGAAACGTACCAAAGACATGTTTGATGAACATTACTTATTAACCATATACGAATATGGTTATCACAAAGCAACTCAGGGTGAACCTTGGGTAACCGAATTACCGTAA
- the pdxY gene encoding pyridoxal kinase PdxY, protein MKSIISIQSHVVYGHAGNSSVVFPIQRMGLDVWPIHTVQFSNHTQYEQGWTGKTFSSDDIRSLIRGLDNISALKDCGAILSGYQGSADQCKAVAEAVNLIKEKNHSALYICDPVMGDPDKGCIVDDGVKAAIVQHFLPIADVIVPNQFELSELTGTKIHSLYDAVTACKKALELGPKMVLVKHLHSLPDDAFSMILATKKACYLAQRPNIEFDKQPVGVGDLISGLFTAGLMKRMSPVAAFRHANNAVYGVLELTKSYGTWELQTINAQYEFVEPTHDFNVVKIG, encoded by the coding sequence ATGAAAAGTATTATTTCTATTCAATCTCACGTGGTTTATGGGCATGCAGGCAACAGCTCTGTGGTTTTTCCAATCCAAAGAATGGGACTCGATGTATGGCCAATCCATACTGTTCAGTTCTCGAATCACACTCAATATGAGCAAGGTTGGACAGGAAAGACATTTAGCTCAGATGACATTCGAAGCTTAATTCGAGGCTTAGACAACATTAGTGCATTGAAAGACTGTGGTGCGATCCTTTCGGGTTATCAAGGAAGTGCAGACCAATGCAAAGCGGTCGCCGAGGCGGTTAACCTCATCAAAGAAAAGAACCACAGTGCACTCTATATTTGTGACCCTGTAATGGGTGACCCAGATAAAGGTTGTATTGTTGATGACGGCGTGAAAGCGGCTATTGTCCAACACTTTCTGCCCATAGCTGATGTCATCGTGCCTAACCAATTTGAGTTGAGCGAATTGACCGGTACCAAAATCCACTCGCTTTATGATGCGGTTACAGCCTGTAAGAAGGCACTGGAACTTGGGCCAAAGATGGTGCTCGTGAAACATCTGCACTCATTACCCGATGATGCGTTCAGCATGATCCTCGCAACGAAAAAGGCATGCTATTTAGCTCAACGACCGAATATCGAATTTGATAAACAGCCAGTTGGTGTTGGCGACCTTATCTCAGGCTTATTTACAGCGGGATTAATGAAAAGAATGTCACCGGTGGCTGCATTCCGTCATGCAAACAACGCGGTTTATGGTGTGTTGGAGCTGACTAAGAGCTATGGCACTTGGGAACTACAAACAATCAATGCTCAGTATGAATTTGTAGAGCCTACCCACGATTTCAACGTGGTCAAAATAGGCTAG
- a CDS encoding DUF6444 domain-containing protein produces the protein MTRKKAPKYQEAPPEVSDLNEAKVLIDELWEQLRHYEDKLTTSSKNSSKSPSSDNPKDRHDRKKLKALVVAIREELNKATQGINESSHR, from the coding sequence ATGACTAGAAAAAAAGCACCTAAATACCAAGAAGCACCACCTGAAGTCTCGGATTTGAATGAGGCTAAGGTGCTTATTGATGAGCTGTGGGAACAGCTCCGACATTATGAAGATAAGCTAACCACTAGCTCCAAAAACTCTTCAAAATCTCCTTCATCAGACAATCCTAAAGATCGCCATGACCGGAAAAAGTTGAAAGCTCTGGTGGTCGCAATTCGAGAGGAGCTAAACAAGGCCACACAGGGCATCAACGAAAGCTCTCACCGTTAA
- a CDS encoding DUF1656 domain-containing protein has translation MNTMPHELVWGEVYFPPLLLVIALAYILTMLTGSIATRFGLHKYVAFPAIAELSLIVIFTGAIGHFITIF, from the coding sequence ATGAACACAATGCCACATGAACTTGTGTGGGGTGAAGTCTACTTCCCGCCGCTGTTATTGGTTATCGCACTGGCTTACATATTGACAATGCTAACAGGGTCAATCGCTACAAGGTTTGGCCTTCATAAGTACGTCGCCTTTCCTGCAATAGCAGAACTGAGCTTGATCGTAATTTTTACTGGCGCTATTGGCCATTTTATTACCATTTTTTGA
- a CDS encoding HlyD family secretion protein, whose product MIKRYLITLLLLAAAGTVVYSYYQSYSSNPWTRDGQVSAYIVSITPRVTGQVIEVHVEDNSKVKKGDLLFEIDPSIYKATYRKALATQKQAFALLAKAKNEEQRALNLEKRTPGAVPVLTLNNLNNAVETSAANVELAKANVEEAHLNLEYTKVYAPTNGYITNLNLRVGSQVVANSPVVALIDEDSFWIEGYFKETDLVGVDAQDTAYVTLMMHNNVQLEGHIKSIGFGIATQDGSTGNDLLPNVNPNFQWIRLAQRIPIKVKLDKIPEDVQLRVGMTASIKIIKNS is encoded by the coding sequence GTGATCAAACGTTATCTCATCACACTTTTATTATTGGCTGCTGCGGGAACTGTCGTTTATAGCTATTACCAGTCGTATTCAAGTAACCCGTGGACCAGAGACGGGCAAGTTAGCGCTTATATCGTCTCGATTACACCTCGTGTAACGGGCCAAGTGATTGAAGTGCATGTCGAAGACAACTCGAAGGTAAAAAAAGGCGATCTTCTTTTTGAAATCGATCCGAGTATTTACAAAGCGACCTACAGAAAAGCACTTGCTACTCAAAAACAAGCGTTTGCCCTACTCGCCAAAGCCAAAAACGAAGAGCAACGCGCGTTGAACTTAGAGAAAAGAACGCCCGGTGCCGTGCCCGTGTTGACTCTAAACAACTTGAACAACGCGGTAGAAACCAGCGCCGCAAATGTCGAACTGGCAAAAGCGAACGTAGAAGAAGCACATCTCAACCTTGAGTACACCAAGGTATATGCGCCTACTAACGGCTATATCACCAATCTGAACCTGCGTGTGGGCTCTCAAGTTGTCGCGAATTCACCTGTGGTTGCGCTAATTGATGAAGATAGCTTCTGGATTGAAGGTTATTTCAAAGAGACTGATTTAGTCGGTGTCGATGCTCAGGACACTGCTTATGTGACCTTAATGATGCACAACAATGTTCAGCTAGAAGGCCATATCAAAAGTATTGGTTTTGGTATCGCGACGCAAGACGGCAGCACAGGTAATGATTTATTGCCAAACGTGAATCCAAACTTCCAATGGATACGCCTCGCTCAACGTATCCCTATCAAAGTGAAGTTAGACAAAATACCAGAAGACGTACAACTGCGTGTTGGTATGACTGCCTCGATCAAAATAATCAAAAATAGCTAG
- a CDS encoding FUSC family protein codes for MFTASTKEAIKAALSIVIAICLALWFDWEKPYWAAIAVAVMALNESFAHSINKGHNRLMGTLLGTGYAFFLIAMFSQDRFLFLTFFTLFLGVCIFMSSDEKYGYILSIGFAVCSIVACMGGFDSQTTFHFAVLRLQETLLGVVVFSIVYRIVWPVNTELNFVQRFETSKQTLLDAMEKTDNIDIAALESNTANIDKLYQLLDLPLTGSYHLKENIQTWRLRIDEMAHIQDTLLKQSNSESDLGIQWAVLTHNLETFDVLTPEQSLVEGELNVMGDHKEVSWHHAHRTFVEHLNEDGRKVLQGVSMFITSLLIWIYLPVPGGFIFPMLAGVFSSMVPTMPPSVIKDAFYGVLGTGSVILLQYIFVMPLMTELWELGLFYFLNIMVIWKVFATPKLMVHRILGINLLVVLTSGALNLTPVYRIETPLLMLVNILIILMIAKLFTDLFRVKVTA; via the coding sequence ATGTTCACTGCATCGACTAAAGAAGCGATTAAAGCCGCACTCTCTATCGTTATCGCAATCTGCCTAGCGTTGTGGTTTGATTGGGAAAAACCGTATTGGGCTGCGATAGCCGTGGCAGTGATGGCATTGAACGAGAGTTTCGCCCATTCAATAAACAAAGGCCATAACCGGTTAATGGGAACCTTGTTAGGGACTGGTTATGCCTTTTTCCTTATCGCCATGTTTTCTCAAGATCGCTTCTTGTTTCTAACATTTTTCACCCTGTTCCTTGGGGTATGTATCTTCATGTCGAGCGACGAGAAATACGGCTATATCCTTTCAATAGGATTTGCCGTGTGTTCGATTGTTGCTTGCATGGGCGGGTTTGATAGCCAAACCACCTTTCACTTTGCTGTACTTAGACTTCAAGAAACACTATTAGGTGTTGTTGTGTTCTCTATTGTGTATCGCATCGTGTGGCCTGTGAATACTGAACTCAACTTTGTACAACGTTTCGAAACCAGTAAACAAACGTTGTTAGATGCGATGGAAAAAACAGACAACATCGACATTGCCGCACTTGAAAGCAACACCGCGAATATTGATAAGCTGTATCAACTTTTAGATCTACCACTGACCGGAAGCTACCACCTTAAAGAGAACATCCAAACATGGCGCTTGCGTATCGATGAAATGGCACATATCCAAGATACATTACTCAAACAAAGTAACAGCGAATCAGACTTGGGTATCCAATGGGCAGTTCTTACGCACAACTTGGAGACGTTCGACGTATTAACGCCAGAGCAATCTCTGGTTGAAGGTGAACTCAATGTCATGGGCGATCACAAAGAAGTGTCTTGGCATCATGCTCATCGCACGTTTGTTGAACATTTGAATGAAGATGGGAGAAAAGTGCTGCAAGGCGTGTCGATGTTTATCACATCGCTGTTGATTTGGATTTATCTTCCAGTACCAGGTGGTTTTATATTTCCTATGTTAGCCGGTGTATTCTCTTCTATGGTGCCGACCATGCCACCAAGCGTTATTAAGGATGCTTTTTATGGTGTGTTGGGGACAGGGTCGGTGATTCTGTTGCAATACATCTTTGTGATGCCATTAATGACTGAACTATGGGAGCTGGGGCTATTCTACTTCCTTAACATTATGGTGATATGGAAAGTGTTCGCGACACCTAAGCTCATGGTACATCGAATTTTGGGTATCAATTTGTTGGTTGTTCTTACATCTGGTGCACTTAACCTCACTCCTGTTTATAGAATAGAAACGCCACTGTTGATGTTGGTGAACATCTTGATCATTTTAATGATCGCGAAGCTGTTTACTGATCTATTCAGAGTAAAAGTAACCGCTTAG
- a CDS encoding phospholipase D family protein, which translates to MTLSKLKTVCTMMLITVVTGCAQPYPDVEPDFEANWQSTEHHAEVYLIPTAPEAFARRIELVRQAQHSIDMTYFSWERDTLGLMLLNELKQAADREVHVRLTLDDLMVFNDKWLAELDSHPNIEIRLFNPFESRKAGWVGRALNFSTHQKQLDNRLHEKYFNVDHHSMILGGRNIGNDYFGYSENANFFDMDVLFRGDLIESFDNNYQALWDSQYVVPIQERIKVKEQGQYKAFTKAINKGEKNKKPITFDVEQQIDRLSEPRFIKASVTPLFDSLEKLNDNKPYFRQRTEHLMKQKVPTPSKAVISTPYMVPSDNQFVFIDALRKNQAEVTLLTNSSASNDSGFVPAYYEKHRETLLDKGLSIYEYKSQAINDDHYFHVDTYYHNKTVILDERVTYIGSSNFDPRSDFLNVEFGVLIDSEEFAKQVTHYLARQKEDLFWAVTREKSGETIWASGEQTHTKNPNYSSWNKVPDWLFRKMNDEFEL; encoded by the coding sequence ATGACACTTAGCAAACTAAAAACCGTATGCACAATGATGTTGATTACTGTGGTCACAGGCTGCGCCCAACCTTACCCCGATGTTGAGCCTGACTTCGAAGCAAACTGGCAAAGCACTGAACATCACGCTGAGGTGTACCTGATCCCGACGGCACCAGAAGCCTTCGCACGTCGTATCGAGCTTGTTCGCCAAGCACAACACTCAATTGATATGACCTACTTCTCTTGGGAGCGTGACACGCTTGGGTTGATGCTTCTAAACGAGCTAAAGCAAGCGGCGGATCGTGAGGTTCATGTCCGACTGACCTTAGATGACTTAATGGTTTTTAATGATAAATGGTTAGCGGAATTGGACTCACACCCCAATATTGAGATTCGACTGTTCAATCCATTTGAATCACGTAAAGCTGGCTGGGTTGGTCGTGCATTAAACTTCTCCACTCATCAAAAACAACTGGATAATCGGCTTCACGAGAAGTACTTCAATGTTGATCATCACTCGATGATTTTAGGTGGAAGAAACATCGGCAATGATTACTTTGGCTATAGCGAGAATGCCAATTTCTTTGATATGGACGTTTTGTTTCGAGGTGACTTAATCGAGTCTTTCGACAACAATTACCAAGCACTTTGGGACAGCCAATATGTGGTGCCAATTCAAGAGCGAATCAAAGTCAAAGAACAAGGCCAATATAAAGCGTTTACCAAGGCAATAAATAAAGGTGAGAAGAATAAAAAGCCGATCACTTTCGATGTTGAGCAACAGATAGATCGCCTAAGCGAACCAAGGTTTATTAAAGCATCGGTAACCCCTTTATTTGATTCATTAGAGAAGCTCAATGACAACAAGCCCTACTTTCGTCAACGAACTGAGCACTTAATGAAGCAAAAAGTACCGACACCTTCTAAGGCTGTTATTTCTACGCCTTACATGGTGCCAAGCGATAACCAGTTTGTATTCATCGATGCACTCAGAAAGAACCAAGCCGAAGTGACCTTACTGACGAATTCATCGGCTTCTAATGATTCGGGCTTTGTACCTGCATATTACGAAAAACACCGTGAGACTTTACTCGACAAAGGCTTAAGTATCTATGAGTACAAAAGCCAAGCTATCAATGATGACCACTACTTTCATGTTGATACCTACTACCACAACAAGACCGTAATTTTAGATGAGCGTGTAACCTATATTGGTTCGTCTAACTTTGATCCAAGATCAGACTTTCTCAACGTTGAGTTTGGTGTGTTGATTGACAGTGAAGAGTTTGCGAAGCAAGTGACACACTACTTAGCTCGTCAGAAAGAGGATTTGTTCTGGGCTGTGACGCGAGAAAAATCAGGTGAGACTATCTGGGCTTCAGGGGAACAAACACACACTAAGAATCCAAACTACAGTTCATGGAACAAGGTACCAGATTGGTTATTTCGAAAAATGAATGACGAGTTCGAGCTTTAA
- a CDS encoding amino acid racemase, translated as MKKVRFGVFGNMGPEADALFQDIVAKKEIEHGALKDQDHMAMIVVKNSDIPDRSEAINEGGIDPVPELIESACILEHANVQFGVMTCNTAHYFRPEVQKHTNVYIVDMLQTTVDQIKEQNPESIVGILCTNGTYNSGIYDRYLTDANLVFVKPDAFEQEHNVHSAIYGEVTGEMTACGQAIRETNGIKAGEFDRNAALLAVAVQSIVEKGVDTVILGCTELPLVRKQLETAFPTVTFIDPMEAVAERVVDIYRLAEQDVERGHVDYDINDVNSIFTTLDMVNYVAKRAMTYRL; from the coding sequence ATGAAAAAGGTACGATTTGGTGTATTTGGTAACATGGGCCCTGAAGCGGATGCTCTGTTCCAAGATATCGTCGCTAAGAAAGAGATTGAACACGGCGCGCTTAAAGACCAAGACCACATGGCCATGATTGTGGTTAAAAATTCAGACATCCCAGACCGCTCTGAAGCCATTAACGAAGGCGGTATCGACCCTGTCCCAGAGCTGATTGAATCAGCGTGCATTTTAGAACACGCCAATGTTCAATTTGGCGTAATGACCTGCAACACCGCTCATTACTTCAGACCTGAAGTTCAAAAACATACCAATGTTTACATCGTCGATATGCTTCAAACTACGGTTGATCAAATCAAAGAGCAGAACCCTGAATCCATTGTCGGTATTTTGTGCACCAACGGTACATACAACTCGGGAATCTATGATCGTTACCTAACTGACGCCAATCTCGTATTCGTTAAGCCAGATGCTTTTGAGCAAGAACATAACGTTCATAGCGCTATCTATGGCGAAGTGACAGGCGAGATGACCGCATGTGGGCAAGCAATCCGAGAGACCAACGGCATTAAAGCGGGCGAGTTTGATCGTAATGCGGCACTTCTTGCGGTTGCGGTTCAAAGCATCGTAGAGAAGGGTGTTGATACGGTTATTCTAGGGTGTACGGAACTTCCTTTGGTTAGAAAGCAACTTGAAACGGCATTTCCAACAGTCACTTTTATTGATCCGATGGAAGCGGTAGCTGAGCGTGTCGTTGATATTTATCGTCTCGCTGAGCAAGATGTTGAGCGTGGACATGTGGATTACGACATTAATGATGTTAATTCGATCTTCACAACGCTTGATATGGTGAACTACGTAGCCAAAAGAGCAATGACCTACCGCCTGTAA